The proteins below come from a single Dehalococcoidales bacterium genomic window:
- a CDS encoding ABC transporter substrate-binding protein: MRRKLSWLVVSCLMVLSLLLASCAPATPVTPTTPTTPTAPTTPTTPTTPTTPTTPTGPEMVQDSLGRMVEKPKYGGVYTVVPTSEPRGFDPAIVHPSSLTTLVQTHENLVGTDWIKGPTGTNNVGFDFSPFPLTFKTGTVAESWEIPDETTIIYHIRKGVHFALDPNSAASRLVNGRELDANDVVYSISRNFFEEIPKSFHRSRWLPEEWPLSVTAPDKWTVVVKTNQGFLDSVLLSTADWTALIPHETVEKYGNLNDWRNSVGTGAFMLTDYVPGSSATFVRNPNYWQMDPFHSQNQLPYLDGVKYLNIKDMSTILAGLRTGKIDSLYQKLMIPQDDVESLKKTNPEMKFRQVLQNPSALHFIMNNPALPWSDIMVRRALQIAIDREAIARDYYQGDAMIHAGPIAPHAEYMPMYTSLEELPGDVQELFTYNPEKAKQMLAEAGYPNGFKMKVTTSDQYDIDLLAVVKFYWEQIGVDVEIDIKERAVFTSMTQGRTVMEAGWTTSDADGPYAFHMWTPEDPSSYGQIVDQHNYEVREEMMKNYMRNEEAIWPLMKDFYVYALE; the protein is encoded by the coding sequence ATGAGAAGGAAGCTAAGCTGGTTGGTGGTAAGCTGCCTGATGGTACTATCACTATTGCTGGCGTCCTGCGCCCCGGCAACACCGGTGACGCCAACCACACCGACGACACCCACTGCCCCGACGACGCCTACCACGCCAACAACACCGACCACCCCCACTACGCCCACCGGACCGGAGATGGTACAGGACTCGCTGGGAAGAATGGTGGAGAAGCCGAAATACGGGGGGGTGTATACAGTTGTCCCGACGAGTGAGCCAAGAGGCTTTGACCCGGCTATCGTTCACCCGTCCAGTTTGACTACCCTGGTACAAACCCACGAGAATCTGGTAGGTACGGACTGGATAAAGGGACCAACCGGCACCAATAATGTTGGTTTCGACTTCAGTCCGTTCCCTCTGACTTTCAAGACAGGTACCGTGGCGGAGAGCTGGGAGATACCCGATGAAACCACTATTATCTACCACATCCGCAAAGGGGTCCATTTTGCTCTTGACCCGAACAGCGCAGCCAGCCGACTGGTCAACGGGAGAGAACTGGATGCTAATGACGTGGTCTACTCTATATCCCGCAACTTCTTTGAAGAGATACCCAAGTCCTTCCACCGCTCTCGGTGGTTGCCGGAAGAGTGGCCGTTATCGGTAACGGCGCCGGACAAGTGGACGGTTGTAGTTAAGACCAACCAGGGATTCCTGGACTCGGTCTTACTGTCAACTGCGGACTGGACGGCACTGATTCCTCACGAAACTGTCGAGAAATACGGAAACCTGAACGACTGGAGGAATTCTGTGGGCACCGGAGCATTTATGCTGACAGACTATGTTCCCGGTAGCAGTGCTACCTTCGTCAGGAACCCCAACTACTGGCAGATGGACCCCTTTCACTCACAGAACCAGCTGCCTTATCTGGACGGGGTCAAATACCTGAATATCAAGGATATGTCTACCATTCTGGCTGGTCTACGCACAGGTAAGATTGATAGTCTCTATCAAAAACTGATGATTCCCCAGGATGACGTTGAAAGCTTAAAGAAAACTAATCCCGAGATGAAGTTCCGCCAGGTACTCCAAAACCCGAGTGCTCTCCATTTTATCATGAACAACCCGGCCCTGCCCTGGTCTGATATCATGGTACGGCGGGCGTTGCAGATAGCGATTGACAGAGAGGCAATAGCCCGGGATTACTACCAGGGTGATGCCATGATACACGCCGGGCCAATAGCACCCCATGCTGAGTACATGCCGATGTATACGTCCCTTGAGGAGTTACCCGGGGATGTTCAGGAACTTTTTACCTATAATCCGGAGAAGGCCAAGCAGATGCTGGCTGAGGCCGGTTACCCCAATGGCTTCAAGATGAAAGTAACCACCTCAGACCAATATGATATCGACCTGCTGGCCGTCGTCAAATTCTACTGGGAGCAAATTGGCGTTGACGTGGAAATTGATATTAAAGAGAGGGCCGTTTTTACCTCAATGACGCAGGGCAGGACAGTCATGGAGGCAGGCTGGACTACCAGCGACGCTGA